The following coding sequences lie in one Shumkonia mesophila genomic window:
- a CDS encoding creatininase family protein yields MTFLSYADLSQTAFPAAGDAVAMLPLAAVESHGPHLPLGTDGLIVEGILARAAAADGGRDRRVLRLPALWLGASAEHADRPGTLSVEPEALVGQIVAAAQGLALAGVRRVVLFNGHGGNAAAAAMAALRLRTRFGMLAVNVHWLDFGLPPGLAAPGPMAADIHGGWIETSAILHLAPHLVGGDAIASPPPRRPAPMLFPSGPIAWGWKTDDLAAGGWIGRPDLATPEIGKALVEHAAEQTVKLLEEVAAAAWPDAS; encoded by the coding sequence ATGACGTTTTTGTCCTATGCCGATCTGTCCCAGACGGCGTTCCCCGCGGCGGGCGACGCCGTCGCCATGCTGCCGCTGGCCGCCGTCGAATCCCACGGCCCCCATCTGCCGCTCGGCACCGACGGCCTCATCGTCGAAGGCATCCTGGCGCGCGCGGCCGCCGCCGATGGCGGGCGCGACCGCCGCGTGCTGCGCTTGCCCGCCCTGTGGCTTGGCGCCTCGGCCGAACACGCCGACCGGCCGGGAACCCTATCGGTCGAGCCGGAAGCCCTTGTCGGCCAGATCGTCGCGGCGGCGCAGGGCCTGGCCCTGGCGGGGGTGCGACGGGTGGTGCTGTTCAATGGCCACGGCGGCAACGCGGCGGCGGCGGCCATGGCGGCGCTTCGGCTGCGGACCCGCTTCGGCATGCTGGCCGTCAACGTCCACTGGCTCGATTTCGGCCTGCCGCCCGGCCTTGCCGCGCCGGGGCCCATGGCGGCCGACATCCACGGCGGATGGATCGAGACCTCGGCGATCCTGCATCTGGCACCGCACCTCGTCGGTGGGGATGCCATCGCATCGCCGCCGCCGCGCCGCCCCGCTCCCATGCTCTTTCCTTCCGGTCCCATCGCCTGGGGGTGGAAAACCGACGATCTCGCGGCCGGCGGCTGGATCGGCCGTCCCGACCTTGCCACGCCCGAAATCGGAAAGGCGCTCGTCGAACATGCGGCGGAGCAGACGGTCAAACTGCTTGAGGAGGTCGCTGCGGCGGCTTGGCCGGACGCGTCCTGA
- a CDS encoding sulfatase-like hydrolase/transferase, producing MTNVPASGSGGRGVSLRGVAGGFAGLTILYLLFVLPAYTDEFSVGAFLRLPIELPILLLALFAVPARARRWTRGAAVLVLGVLVALKAANLAVFAIYARPFNAFLHLHLVPAGIQLLSGAIGPLLTSLAVVAALALAAVAGAVLVGTLRAVVAAFDPWRPRLAVAAAVFLLIGYGILDVADVRAQGEAATTATSSHFVRDQLLWHWQTFGDLERFRAGLAEDETPSDRLLSGLGKTDVLLVFVESYGRTAIETPSYAAVTGPTLSRFDAELKKAGFAARSAWLASSTFGGQSWLAHGTLLSGFRIDGQGRYDALLLGRRRLLIHDFQRAGWSTVAVVPGITEVWPEAQSFGYERVHAAADLGYAGQPFGWISMPDQYTLAALDRLELDAADRPPIMATVVLISSHAPWTPLPVLAPWDRIGDGAIFGPALRTGDAPEVVWADAERIRAQYVRSIDYVLQTLTAYVADHKDDNMLMIVVGDHQPIPFVAGDTSRPDVPIHIIASDGSVLAAMDGWGWTDGMIPGPAAPTWPMEALRGHLLATFTPGVAMTAAPSEGEGSR from the coding sequence ATGACCAACGTGCCAGCGTCGGGGTCGGGGGGTCGCGGGGTGTCCTTGAGGGGCGTGGCGGGGGGATTCGCCGGCCTGACGATCCTCTACCTGCTGTTCGTGCTGCCGGCCTACACGGACGAATTCTCGGTGGGGGCGTTTTTGCGCCTGCCCATCGAACTGCCGATCCTGCTGCTGGCCCTGTTCGCGGTACCGGCGCGGGCGCGCCGATGGACGCGCGGAGCGGCGGTGCTTGTTCTCGGCGTGTTGGTGGCGCTCAAGGCGGCAAACCTCGCGGTCTTTGCCATCTATGCGCGTCCGTTCAACGCCTTTCTTCATCTCCACCTGGTGCCGGCGGGCATTCAGCTTCTGTCCGGCGCTATCGGACCGCTCCTGACCTCGCTGGCGGTCGTGGCCGCGCTCGCGCTGGCCGCCGTCGCCGGCGCCGTCCTCGTGGGTACGCTTCGCGCCGTGGTGGCGGCATTCGACCCCTGGCGTCCCCGGCTCGCGGTCGCCGCCGCCGTCTTCCTTTTGATCGGCTACGGCATCCTCGACGTCGCCGATGTCCGTGCGCAAGGCGAAGCGGCGACGACCGCCACGTCGAGCCACTTCGTGCGCGACCAACTGCTTTGGCATTGGCAGACCTTCGGCGACCTCGAGCGGTTCCGCGCCGGGCTCGCCGAGGACGAGACGCCGTCCGACCGGCTGTTGTCGGGACTGGGAAAGACCGACGTCCTGCTGGTGTTCGTCGAGTCCTATGGCCGTACGGCCATCGAGACTCCGTCCTACGCCGCCGTCACCGGCCCCACCCTCAGCCGTTTCGACGCCGAATTGAAGAAGGCCGGCTTCGCGGCCCGCAGCGCGTGGCTGGCGTCGTCGACCTTCGGCGGGCAAAGCTGGCTCGCCCACGGCACCCTGCTTTCCGGCTTTCGCATCGACGGCCAGGGGCGCTATGACGCGCTTCTCCTCGGCCGGCGCCGGCTTTTGATCCACGATTTCCAGCGCGCCGGTTGGTCCACCGTGGCCGTCGTGCCCGGCATCACGGAAGTATGGCCGGAAGCGCAATCCTTCGGTTACGAGCGGGTACACGCCGCCGCCGATCTCGGTTACGCCGGACAGCCCTTCGGCTGGATTTCCATGCCCGACCAGTACACCCTGGCCGCCCTCGACCGGCTGGAACTGGACGCCGCGGACCGCCCGCCCATCATGGCGACTGTCGTCCTGATCTCCAGCCACGCGCCGTGGACGCCGCTTCCCGTCCTGGCGCCCTGGGATCGCATCGGCGACGGCGCCATCTTCGGCCCGGCCCTGCGCACGGGGGACGCGCCCGAGGTGGTGTGGGCCGACGCCGAGCGCATCCGCGCCCAGTATGTCCGCTCGATCGACTACGTGCTGCAAACCCTGACGGCCTACGTGGCCGATCACAAGGACGACAACATGCTGATGATCGTCGTCGGCGACCACCAGCCGATCCCGTTTGTCGCCGGCGACACGTCGCGGCCCGATGTCCCGATCCACATTATCGCGAGCGACGGGTCCGTTCTGGCGGCGATGGACGGCTGGGGCTGGACCGATGGCATGATACCCGGCCCGGCGGCGCCGACCTGGCCGATGGAAGCCCTGCGCGGTCATCTGCTCGCCACGTTCACGCCGGGGGTGGCGATGACGGCCGCGCCATCCGAGGGGGAGGGGAGCCGATGA
- the ribA gene encoding GTP cyclohydrolase II RibA encodes MSFQKTRFATDLPNVLPISATAKGALARLAGDPVCVAVERAAQELRQGRAVVVRSASESLVVAAAETLGGEEIANVAAAFGEGVGLLLTEPRLRHMGFDAAGPMRVALSGLAADAIERLFVAANPAVPATPGRAASALEAAALELVRTAYLIPAAVVMPAIAATATLAVVEATAIALYADRSVRDLRIVARAPVPLDDAPLTEFVVFSGGNRRDQVAIVVGRPDPAQPVLTRLHSACLTGDLFGSLKCDCGDQLRLAIQAINAAGGGLLLYLDQEGRGIGLRNKMRAYGLQTQGHDTLDADAVLGYGPDERRYGIAGRMLDLLGFRRIVMLTNNPDKIRAIEETGVIVEGTRRLLGAVNPHNAVYLSTKATRAGHLLDKMLKSIAKDGLRTRPAKPPQRPPQAV; translated from the coding sequence GTGTCTTTCCAAAAAACCCGCTTCGCGACCGATCTGCCGAACGTGCTTCCTATAAGTGCTACCGCGAAAGGCGCCTTGGCAAGGCTGGCTGGCGACCCCGTGTGCGTGGCGGTCGAGCGGGCTGCGCAGGAATTGCGGCAGGGGCGGGCCGTCGTCGTGCGCAGCGCTTCGGAATCGCTGGTGGTCGCGGCGGCGGAGACGCTGGGCGGCGAAGAGATCGCCAACGTCGCGGCCGCCTTTGGCGAAGGCGTGGGATTGCTGCTGACGGAACCGCGCCTGCGACACATGGGATTCGATGCGGCGGGCCCCATGCGTGTGGCGCTGTCCGGGCTGGCCGCCGATGCCATCGAACGTCTGTTCGTCGCGGCGAACCCCGCCGTACCGGCGACCCCCGGCCGGGCCGCGTCAGCACTGGAAGCGGCCGCCCTCGAACTGGTGAGGACCGCTTATCTGATTCCCGCCGCCGTTGTCATGCCCGCCATTGCCGCGACCGCCACCCTGGCGGTGGTCGAGGCGACGGCGATCGCCCTCTATGCCGACCGCTCGGTACGCGACCTGCGCATTGTAGCGCGGGCACCGGTGCCGCTGGATGACGCCCCCCTCACCGAGTTCGTCGTCTTCAGCGGCGGCAACCGACGCGATCAGGTCGCCATCGTCGTCGGGCGGCCCGATCCCGCGCAACCGGTCCTGACCCGCCTGCATTCGGCCTGCCTGACCGGCGATCTGTTCGGCAGCCTGAAATGCGATTGCGGCGACCAGTTGCGCCTGGCCATCCAGGCCATCAACGCGGCCGGCGGCGGCTTGCTGCTGTACCTGGACCAGGAAGGCCGCGGCATCGGCCTGCGCAACAAGATGCGGGCCTACGGCTTGCAAACGCAGGGCCACGACACGCTGGATGCCGACGCCGTCCTTGGCTATGGCCCCGACGAGCGGCGCTACGGCATCGCGGGGCGGATGCTCGACCTGCTGGGTTTCCGCCGCATCGTGATGCTCACCAACAACCCCGACAAAATCCGCGCGATCGAGGAAACGGGTGTGATCGTCGAAGGGACGCGGCGGCTTTTGGGGGCGGTCAATCCGCACAACGCGGTCTATCTTTCCACCAAGGCGACGCGGGCCGGGCACCTTCTCGACAAGATGCTGAAATCGATCGCCAAGGATGGGCTCAGGACGCGTCCGGCCAAGCCGCCGCAGCGACCTCCTCAAGCAGTTTGA